From one Streptomyces sp. R41 genomic stretch:
- a CDS encoding LLM class flavin-dependent oxidoreductase, with protein sequence MPVTVVRFNLVDPDATPASLSARYKAAVEMAAYADDRGITTVQTEEHHGVANNWLPSPFAFAGAVFGATRQIAVTVSAVIGPLHDPLRLAEDIAVLDLLSGGRLVTVAGIGYRPEEYALFDVDWKRRGKLQDELLETVLKAWTGEEFAYRGRTVRVTPRPFSDPHPLLLVGGSSKAAARRAARLGLPFFPSAHLPELEAYYKERLIEYGTEGWTMMPAAETPLLHIAEDPDRAWAEYGGHFLHEARTYASWQSGDIRSAVKSAATTVDELRAEGVYRILTPDACVEQGLDNFVLHPLSGGMPIDEGWRSLHLFCENVLPRLRALEGIEG encoded by the coding sequence ATGCCCGTAACCGTCGTACGCTTCAACCTCGTTGACCCCGACGCCACACCCGCGTCGCTGAGTGCCCGCTACAAGGCGGCGGTCGAGATGGCCGCGTACGCCGACGACCGCGGGATCACCACCGTGCAGACCGAGGAGCACCACGGCGTCGCCAACAACTGGCTGCCCTCGCCGTTCGCGTTCGCCGGCGCGGTCTTCGGCGCGACCCGGCAGATCGCGGTCACGGTCTCCGCGGTCATCGGCCCGCTGCACGACCCGCTGCGCCTCGCCGAGGACATCGCCGTACTCGATCTGCTCAGCGGCGGACGGCTCGTCACGGTGGCCGGAATCGGCTACCGGCCCGAGGAGTACGCCCTCTTCGACGTCGACTGGAAGCGGCGCGGCAAGCTCCAGGACGAGCTCCTGGAGACGGTGCTGAAGGCGTGGACGGGCGAGGAGTTCGCGTACCGGGGCCGTACGGTACGGGTCACCCCGCGCCCCTTCTCGGATCCGCACCCCCTGCTGCTGGTCGGCGGTTCGTCCAAGGCCGCGGCCCGTCGCGCCGCCCGGCTCGGGCTGCCGTTCTTCCCCAGCGCGCACCTTCCCGAGCTGGAGGCGTACTACAAGGAGCGGCTCATCGAGTACGGCACCGAGGGCTGGACTATGATGCCCGCCGCCGAGACCCCGCTGCTGCACATCGCCGAGGACCCGGACCGGGCATGGGCGGAGTACGGCGGCCACTTCCTGCACGAGGCTCGGACGTACGCCTCCTGGCAGTCCGGCGACATCCGCTCGGCGGTGAAGTCGGCGGCCACGACGGTCGACGAGCTGCGCGCCGAGGGCGTCTACCGGATCCTCACGCCCGACGCGTGCGTGGAGCAGGGTCTGGACAACTTCGTGCTGCATCCGCTGTCCGGCGGGATGCCGATCGACGAGGGCTGGCGCAGTCTGCACCTGTTCTGCGAAAACGTACTGCCCCGGCTCAGGGCCCTCGAAGGAATCGAGGGCTGA